The nucleotide window GCGTTATGGATCCAACCACCGCCTCCCTCTCCTTCACAATCCGCCTGCTCTTCACCGCCGGTAACCCGAACAAAGTTGGGATCAGGTACGGCGAGTCCAGCTTCACGGTGATGTACAAAGGCTTGCCACTGGGAGAGCGACGGTGCCTGGATTCTACCAGGACGCGCATAGCACGAGGAACGTGGAGGCGACCATTGCTGTAGATAGAGTGAATCTTATGCAAGGCAACGCGGCCGATCTAGTCAAAGAGGCTTCGTTAAACGACCGAGTCGAGCTCACTGTTAAAGGAGACGTTAGTGCTAAGATCCGAGTCATGAACTTCGATTCCCCAGGCGTTCAGGTTCTTACATCTTTTTTGtctcttttcttttcagttCTGTCGGAAAAGGATTTAGCTTAAGCTCCATTGTGGATCTGGCCTAGTGTGAACAAAGTAAGAACTACTTACCACAAACAGTTAAACAGTAAAATAAAAGAGGACAGGAAGGATTCGTTGTTAAGTTAATAGATTCTTTCtacgccaccaccaccaccactagtCCCACTCTGGTTTACTTTTGGCATTTGCTTCTCCTTCACTTTTGATTTCTTTATTTCTAGGAACCACGTAGGCACTTTGCATTATCTTTAATCCACCAGCTAAAAAAAAAGCTAATCCCACAACTCCTAATCTTGTGCTTATTAGGACTTAACACTTTATGTCTTTAATactttccattaattattattattattattattattgtattgATGCAGGTATCAGTGAATTGCGGGATAGGCATTAGTCCGAGGAAGCAGGCTCTGATTTACAAGCAATGTGGCTTTGATGGCCTCACCGTTTAATTCCCTAATCAtaacatattttcttttaaaattctacTGACCACTCCCTAAAATGTTGTGGAGTTGCGAAAAAGGTTAAACTAGTAAAGAAACGGAACAGGATCcatatcagattttttttttctttctacaaGCAATATTTGAAGTAGCAACAATGTTTGTTTACCAAAGTCACTAATCACTTCAGTAGTTTATAATTACTCCCGTTGTAATCCCTTCCTTGTGCCACTCTTCGTTTGCATTTGTTTATATGTCATATAGCCACGTATGCGCTCATCCGCATACTAAATGTCGGAAATGTTATATGCTTTATTTGAGAATTAAGACTAGAAGGATTTTGTATAAGCGATGTTGTATTTGTTACAGGAAAAACATTCATCTGAGCTTGAAAATGTTGGATATTACTGGGCTTAATAAAATTGATCTGTTAAAAGCCCATATTTTAAATGTTGGATGTTGTAATATATTCAAACTAATTTGGAGTTGACTTTTTGGATGTTTGATGTTGACATAGATAATGTTTTTTGTAGAGTTATTATGCAAAAGAGGCGGAGATTAGGCCCATCGAAATGACTTGTTAGGTTCCTCGGCCATTAATAAAACGACACGATCTGTATAAGCTTTATATGCAAACGGCACGAAACACTCGTCAACAAAAGTTGTATATATATCTAGGGGAAAAAAACAAGACGGGATAATAATTAATTGAAGACAGATCTGTAGAAAAAGACCATTCCGACAAGACTAAAAGCGAAGAAGCCCTAGGCGGTTGTCTCCTCCTCTCTGTTCCTTTCCTTTACGGTAAGATCCTACTCTCAGATTTCAGATCTTTAACAAGATATAACCCTAAGCGAGCACCTATCTTGTAGATCTGCGATAGGTTGCGTCTTGTTCTCTTGGTCTAATCTTGTATCTCTTACTCGCATCAGGTAAGAAGTTCGGTTCATATCGCTTTAGTTTCAAAACTCtatagattattttttgtttattaaagttGATTGGTAACACCATAATAGCAACAACTGAAATTTTGCTGATACTGTTACTTTTTTTATACGTTCTGTATGAGTTGCTAAAATGTTTGACCTGTTTTATCAACTTCGTAGTTGTTCTCtgtgctttgatttgattctgtTCCTTTTCAAGAActcgttattttttttatggatGGAAGAGCTAAcattgtttctttcttcttctcttttgtgAGATGCACTTTTGGTTGTTTTCATACCAAAATGCAGATTTTCAGCTGGTTTTTGAATCCAAATGGACTCCAAGAAGTTCATGCAGATGGTGGAGGAGAAGAAACGACAGATTCTTGAGAAGAAGGAAGCTCCTTTGAAATGGGAGCAGAAGCTAGAGGCGGCTGCCAAGGCTGCTGGAACCAAGGAGAAGAAGTCAAAGAAGCGAAGACATAGGGATGCCTCTGAATCGAGCTCAGAAAGTGATAGTAGCCCTGAGGTGAGAAGAAAGTCGAGAAGAGGCCACAGTAAGCACCGGAGGCATAAGAGAAGGTCCTCAAGTAGCAGTGATGAGTACGAAAGCGGGTCAGAGGACGAGCCCAGGATGAAGATAAGGCACCACCGGAGGCACAAGTCGCATAGCTCAAAGCAGGCTTCTGATGATGACAATATGGAAGATGCCAGAAGAAAGCATGCAAAGCGTCACAGGCATGGCGAGGTGGTTACTTCAAGTGATAGCGAGGAAGAGaaaggaggaagaagacgaggGAAATATCACAGACACAACAGAGGTTCAGCCTCGTCCAGTGACTCGGAGGATGGTGGAAAGAGTAGAAAGAGAAGGCAACACAAAAGGCATCGATGGGCAGCAGAGTCTTCAAGTGAGGATGATGGAGCAATGCGAAGGGGAAGGCATCGTAAACATGACAGAGAGTCAGCATCCGAAACTGATGGAATGTTGTCAGATGAGAAAGAGAGCACAACGCAAACAAGTGAGGATGGGGACGGGCACTGGAAAGTGCATTTGTTTCAATTTCACACAAATCATTTGAACTGCATGTTGTGCAAACCATTAGCACACTTAATGTTGTGAACTTTTGTGATCATGTACTTGTGGCACTTCTCttcattgttttattttcatttaacaaCGGTCAAAATTAAGAATCATCAAGGCCTGAGAAAATCCTAAATGGTTCGAGACAAATTGAGCAAGTATTTTTCATCAGTTCATGTTTCAGATTCTCCATGGCAATGGTTGGTTCATCTCGATCAAATTGACAAATCCTCTCTGCATCATATCTTTGATCTTGCGGTTATTAGAATTGTGGGTTTTGATTCTTATAGATTGTGGTTgataatatcaaatataaactCCATAGATACCTCTGCTGGTTTCTAAATTTGCatccaagaagatgaagattcAGATTAACACTTTAAGTACCAAACTGTGGTTTTCTTACACGGAAGGTAATATACTCTACAAGAGACAAGACTTTATACGTCTTTGAACAACCAAACCAAGTTCCTCACCGACCTGTGAGCTTCACCATCCATGCACCACCCAAGTAGAGCCCCAGAAGCGGTGTAGCTAGGAGCATCTGAGTGACAGGGTCCGTCGAGGGCGTGACCACAGCTGCTACAACCACCGCACCCACCACAACATATTTCCATATTGAAAGCATTTGATCTCCCGACACCACCCCTACTTGTCCAAGGAGTAACTGAATTACCGGAACCTGTAAACGAACAAGAAGCCAGATTCCAAGTGAAGATGTATATCTTTTATAACACACCTGGAACATTTATATTCTCATTGCTACATTACCTGGAAAGAAAGGCCGGTGCTGAACATAAGCACTAGTACAAACTCAAAGTACTGGTCGATAGACCAGAGAGATTCAACCACCCCTTCTGCGTAATTCACAAAGAAATTCAAGGCAGCAGGGGTTAAAACCCAGTAGGAGAAGGCAAGTCCAGCATAGAAGAGCAAGGAGGAACCAAACACAATTGGCCCCAGAAACCTTCTCTCAGCTCGTGTCAGACCAGGAAGTACAAAAGCTATAATCTCATACAGTATCACTGGACTCCCTAGTAGAAGCCCACATAACCCGAGACCTGCACCAATATAAAGAAGTCATCTTTATTGTTCATTTGAGTATATAATCATTTAGCTTACTAGTCCAAGCGGGCTCTGACCTTCAAAGTTGTGAAGAAAAACTCGCCTGGAGCTAGCTGAAGAAACCGTACACCTTGTGTTTTGACGGGAGCTTCAAGAAACACGATTAGATCTTTGGAGTAGGCGAAGCAACCCGCGATCGCAGCTCCCACAGCCAAAACCGAGACGAATATTCTCTCCCGGAGCTCCTCCAGGTG belongs to Brassica napus cultivar Da-Ae chromosome A6 unlocalized genomic scaffold, Da-Ae chrA06_Random_15, whole genome shotgun sequence and includes:
- the LOC125594358 gene encoding sarcoplasmic reticulum histidine-rich calcium-binding protein-like, which encodes MDSKKFMQMVEEKKRQILEKKEAPLKWEQKLEAAAKAAGTKEKKSKKRRHRDASESSSESDSSPEVRRKSRRGHSKHRRHKRRSSSSSDEYESGSEDEPRMKIRHHRRHKSHSSKQASDDDNMEDARRKHAKRHRHGEVVTSSDSEEEKGGRRRGKYHRHNRGSASSSDSEDGGKSRKRRQHKRHRWAAESSSEDDGAMRRGRHRKHDRESASETDGMLSDEKESTTQTSEDGDGHWKVHLFQFHTNHLNCMLCKPLAHLML
- the LOC125594356 gene encoding sec-independent protein translocase protein TATC, chloroplastic-like, with product MGSTSTSTSSAALIHHFRLTNLSFDSPRKPPYTVSFCNSLKEGGLRHGVTRRRSKGLDPVVRLSAFGENSGDSPTETTPGVGSALEDRPALEDASFEQEEKASSVYEFLYPAKDELPDDKEMTIFDHLEELRERIFVSVLAVGAAIAGCFAYSKDLIVFLEAPVKTQGVRFLQLAPGEFFFTTLKVSGLCGLLLGSPVILYEIIAFVLPGLTRAERRFLGPIVFGSSLLFYAGLAFSYWVLTPAALNFFVNYAEGVVESLWSIDQYFEFVLVLMFSTGLSFQVPVIQLLLGQVGVVSGDQMLSIWKYVVVGAVVVAAVVTPSTDPVTQMLLATPLLGLYLGGAWMVKLTGR